Genomic window (Egicoccus halophilus):
GCCGAGGGCCAACTCGAAGGCCGCGCCGGCCAGCAGGAGCTGGACGACGGACAGCCACCTCTCGACGGACACTTCGGCTCCCACATCGGCCGAGTTCTCGTCGGCCGTGGCGCCCGGAACCCGAGCACCACGACGGCAGGTCGCCGGGGGCCGGTCGTCGACGCGCGCCGACCGCGCCCGGCGCGTGTTCGACCGATCCGCGAACTGGCAGGGCGTCGAGCGGGGCGACGGCCGCAGTCCGGCGGGGTGGGTCAGGGGGCGTCGCTGCCGCCCTCGCGGGCGGTGGTCAGCCGCTTGCGGTTCTGGTGGTGCTCCGCGAGCCCCTCGTCGCGGTGCGAACCCCGGCCGGTCGCGACGAAGGCGACGACGAGGATGCCCAGTGCGGACGCGGAGAGCACGTCCCCGGGCACGGTCACGAAGAAGACGACGAGTCCGACCAGCAACGCATGACCGGCCCACGCCCGCTGCTGCGACTGGCCGGTGAAGAGGCCGAGGACCACGGCCAGGACGGGCACGCCGACGATCACCCAGGCCTGCAACACGTCCATTGCGTCTCCTCGTTCCCGGGCGCGCATCCTCGGTCGACGAACACCGACGAAAACCGACGTGTGCCGACGGGCGCGCCGGGCCACCGGCGTCACGAGGCTAGCGAACGGCCGGTCCCCGGCCGCAGTCGGCCGGGGACCCGGGTGCTCGCGACGGAGGTCACCGGCTGCCGGTGTCCGCCGTCAGTCGGGGTCGCGGGGAAGCTGCCCTTCGTTGGGCGGGTCGTCGGGCCCCTCGGACGGCACGGTCTGCTCGCCGCCCTCGGGCGGGAGCGGTGCGGTGTCGTCGATCAGGCCGGGGTCCTCGTCGCGGCGCGCGTCGTCGCCGCCGTCGGCGGGCGCGGTACTCATCGCTGCCTCCTGGAGGGGTCGTGGAACGCCGAAGTGGCGGCCACGGGCCACCGCCCGTGTGCCGCCACCTCGACCGGTGTTCCGTCGTACGTCAGCTGCGACGGTTCGACTCGCGGGAGTCCTCGACCCCGGCGACGTCGATCTCCTCGCGGCGGACGTCGTCCTCGACCTGGTGCTGCTCGGTCTCGACGTCCTTCTCGAGGCGGACGCGCTCCTTCGGAACGGCCTGCTTGTCGACGACCGGCGTCTCCTCGTGGAGCACGACCTCGTGCTCCTCCTCGGAGATGGCCGGGCCGTCCATCGCCTGGTCGGCGTTGGCGTCGGTGATCGGCTCACGCTCGACGTGGACCTCTTCACGCTGGACCGGGACGGTCTTGGTGACGTGTTCGGTCACGACGTGCTTGCGCAGACGCGCGCGGCCGGTCTCACGGCGCTCCTTGTCGACCTGCAGCTCCTCCTCCGACAGCGTCATCGCGTCGTCGGTGGTCGGACCGGAGGTGTCGTGGCCCGCGGTGCCGTGGTCGTTGCGCTCGGTGCCCGTGCCACCGGTGGCGGTACCGGACGGCTGCGTGGTGCCACGCGCCGAGGCGTCGTCGCGAACGGTGTCGTCGTGGCCCGAGTCGTACGACATGCCGTAGTAGCGGTACAGCTCGGCCTCCTCGGAGGGGTCGAGATGCCCGTCGGCGTCGATGCTCGGGGCGTCCTTGATCTTGTCCTTGCTGTGCGGGACCTTCAGGTCGCCGTCGCTGAAGTTCGCGTCCTGGATCGGCACGAAGGACGACTTCGAGCCGAACAGCCCGGTGTTGACGAGGGCGAAGGTCGGTTCGCCGGTCTGGTCGTCGACGAAGATCGTGTCGACACTGCCGATCTTGTCGCCGTCGGGGTCGTAGGCCGTGGCGCCCATGACCTGGTCGAGATCCTGCTTGCCGATCATGCTCACTCCGTTGGGTTGCGGTCGTGCTTGC
Coding sequences:
- a CDS encoding PRC and DUF2382 domain-containing protein, producing MIGKQDLDQVMGATAYDPDGDKIGSVDTIFVDDQTGEPTFALVNTGLFGSKSSFVPIQDANFSDGDLKVPHSKDKIKDAPSIDADGHLDPSEEAELYRYYGMSYDSGHDDTVRDDASARGTTQPSGTATGGTGTERNDHGTAGHDTSGPTTDDAMTLSEEELQVDKERRETGRARLRKHVVTEHVTKTVPVQREEVHVEREPITDANADQAMDGPAISEEEHEVVLHEETPVVDKQAVPKERVRLEKDVETEQHQVEDDVRREEIDVAGVEDSRESNRRS